In Thunnus thynnus chromosome 17, fThuThy2.1, whole genome shotgun sequence, the genomic window CGTTGGTTGAgtctgctgccaatcaaatgtGTCTGCACTCCTActggctagttttactgcctccacctctgtttttttctcctgtgtatgctcattcttctctctcgggcagtttaactgagcgTGTGCCTTTGTCCTGTtcagcaagtcagagcccagaagccccgccctgctgtgatgtgacagtgtttatatcaaacagcccatGCTGCACAGACACAGCTGAGTGGCTCGCTGTTTGCTTGTTCATTCAAActttattaatatgaaatgtgttgcatgtccaaattgcaccaaattcgagACTGCATGTCCTTGagtccccagcaatacacccgCTGAGCGTGAAGTTGATCGGATAAATGGTTCTCCAGATATGtaaaggacacacatacatacagacagacagagatttcttgttttttagtTAGATGAACTGCAGTGTCCGTTCAAGACATgtctgagacatcctgcagtaAGTCTTGAACGTACATGCCAATTTTCATTCACagtacacagttcaatagtagagcttaaggCTTAAACTTTTTCATATCATTAACACTATGGATGAAAAAAACTCCTATCAGCTGGACTACTGTACAGCACTTCTATcctgtgttttgaaaaatgctcTACAAAACATGGAAGTCTCACGACTTTGAAGAATGAGAATTGTTGCATGAAGAGTATTTGTATGAAGATTGTCTTCAGTAAATTAAGACACAGTCAATCTAGAAATAAGAATAGTTTTGGATGACTTATACAGTAGAAACTAGCATTACATGCTACTGTAGACAATTCTATCACCACAGTGTGGATGCAGCCTTTTCAAAACCAGCAACATCATCTCAAAGATAGCTGTCAATTTAAAAGCAAGACGTCTTTGTTCCACAGACATGGACTCATTTATgaaatagggatgtgcagagagcccagtgttagtatttgtatctatatttgttgatgcagcagaattatttatatttgtatttgtatttgaataaaagtggaaataggtgtaaaaatcctgtttttgtttttattacgcttttaattttaggatattaaggTGTtcaaataagtgtttatgaataaactatcttacatAGGAAGTCCCCACACCAGTCCTCAAACtcaagtctcccagatcatagatgactgtgctgactactgagctaaaccaAGAGCATTACCaaagtgcagacagacctctacttgtttatacacccataacacagagacagcacagtgtgtaatgtgcagggaagaacttcaaaggcaattcttgttttgcacttttcaaagaagaaggggaacaacaggttatggagagtcccttgggagcattttgcatgtgtcagtagctcagttttatctctggggaacatcctCAACTCCGGGATTGATGTCCAAATagggaaatgtgtgtcatgtagcaggtggatgtgactcccctcattgagacctgctgattgacgtaacagcagagcagaggagagagactgagatagcgatgttaaaatatttacacaaaataaatgtttgtaaaaaaaagagagtttcTCACCCATCCACTTAGGCCCATACATGCTGTCCATCTGTGAAAACTGCAGTCAGCTGCAGTAATGGGAAACATCCAGGTGTGTATACAGTAGTACTCATCATGGATGTTGGTATGCATGCAAAGAAAAGCACACACATTGCTTTTTCTCTGCTCACTATATGTTCAGCTGCACAATTCTGACTTTCTCCCTGACTTGTTTTGTCCTGCTGCGTCCTCTAGAGGTGCAGCACTGCTACAACATCCAGAGGGAGCTTTGCCAAACATGCTCTACAAGATTAGGTAATAATGCAGGTTAGTGGTGCAAAATGTCTGACAAATGTGCACACTGTGAACCTGgagcttttctttgtttgtgacccacgcacacacacacacacacacacacacacacacacacacacacacacacacacacacacacacacacacacacacaaacccccaGTAAACAAATACTTGACATTTCTCATTAACAGTGAAGTGCAAAGATTACAGGTAAAGTTGTTTAAACTTATTttggtaaaactttattttacaggtcccttaatTTTATAGTATTTTCTGAGAGTAATTTGCAGAAACGTAACAGTTAATTTTAGGCAATTTTGCAATACATTTTGGTGCAATTAGGTACAAATTATgagtaaaatggaaaaaagttgCTTTATATGTGGATTAATACGATATGTTGttcttaatttgcaaaaaaaatcttagtAGATTTGAATCTTAACAATTCTTTAGAAAAGTGAGAATACTTACCTACTTGATTCCAAATATAATGACACttttaccaactaaaccaactgaacactctgttttttcttataatttctaACAAATTGCATCATCCTCTCTGTGAAAGACCCTAAAAATGAAGCCTTACATCCTGGCAAATCACACAGAACATTTTCAGGAAATGAAAGGACCAACAATCTTAAGTGTTGCACTTATAATGTATATAACTGAGAAATAAAGATGAATATCTCTCAGCTCCATGAATTCACAGGGTTCTTTGTGACTAAGACACAAATACatgactttgttgtttttgctcagATTTAGTCAAATATATCTAGAGCCTAGCATGTTATTTGACTGGAGACATGGTTGAACTGGAATAAAACACGTATTTAGTAGAGAAGCAGCTGCTTGGAGCACATGCAGCTTTTATGGAAGAGAGTTCAGGCTGCTTTGATGAGATAAATGACCAATTATGCACATTGTTACTATTTTTTGACCTGATcattcagacacacattcaAATAAAGAGACATATATTAATATGGacaatacagtaatataaaGACTGAAACCAACTTTTATAGCAGACTGGTAGAAAATGGATGCTGAGGATTCCATGGTTACCATGTTTGTCTCCAGGTGCATCATTTATATATGACCatcattcaaaacacaaaacctaacagtcaataaaatgttgtCACAAGTTTCACTAGACGATTTCATGAAATAATCTTTTCTACTGAGGACTTCTCACACCCTGACAAGAACTAAAGACTCATAGAGATTGACAAAAGCAACGAAACAAACTTCCATTGTGGAAAATGTGAGGTTTTAATGTCATTATTCTGGTTACCACACAGCAAATGTGCCGCCAGGTATTATTCCAGCACAGACAAACTGCACAGACTGTACAGATTGTACACTCTGCAGCTGCCACCTCAACCCGCAGGTTATAGCAGACAGCTGCGACCCAAACGTCCACCATCACCTACAGCCTCTGCCAGAAACCTGCAGCCACTACCTCCTCCTGTAGGTTCTGGCAGATAGCTGCGACCCAAACCTCTACCTACAGCTACAGCATCTGCCAGCAACCTTCAGCTGCCGCCTCCACCTGCAGGTTCTGGCAGACAGCCGCACCCTGAACCTCCATCTACAACCTCTGCCAGCAACTTGGGAAGATGCACATCAAAGCaaaatgtaatgtgaaatggTAAAACCATGATGCCCTCTCTAGAAGGGCCCTTCTACAAGACAGGACTtaatattaattcattaatttttaaaaataagtaatCAAAATTAGATCCCTTTTATGcaaaatcaaaaactgaaacaaaacaacaaacaaacaaaaacaataaagtatTCAGAATTTCAACAGCAAATTGTTATTCCTGGCTTTAAACTGCCTTCAGACCTTCATctagagaaataaaatgttcacagaaatgaacatgttttagaGAATTTACCAGTTTTGGCAGTACTGAACTACATAACCCATCATGCAATCCGCGGCACCGCACGTGAACTTCCGGAGCACGAGGATAAAAGCaagctgaaatgttttgttattgtagTCTTCTCCAACTTCAGCTAGTTTCATTTAACAAATCTGTCTAGACATATGTAACTCTCTGTTTTCTAGCAGCGTTAGCACTACCAATGGACGCTTTGCACAGACACCGTTCACTTTATAAAGGAACGACACCGCCATGGAAAGAAACATACCGAAAGGTGGAAATTACAACGTTAACTCgtcagctaatgttagctacctGGCATGGCACGCTGCTAACTAGTTCTTATTACGGTTGTAATAAcattgttcttgtttttcttctgtttcaacAGCGGTGTGTAGACAGGCTGAAAAACAGCCGGTCCAGGCTGCTGGACAGGTACCGTCAGATGGGAGAGAGCCCGCAGCGCTGCGGCTCCGGGGCCTCCATCATCGTccaggaggtgatggaggaggaatGGACCGCTCTGCAGTCAGAGAACCGGACACTGCCCTCGCTGTGGGGGCCAGAGGGCATGGCAGAGGTCGGCCTTTCTCCGTCTGTCCATGTCTCTCCCTCCCAAACTctcagctttttctttcttctccttttctccaagtctgttttctttcttcctcactTCCCTCTTggtctgtcttttgtttttctctgcttttcttcttgtgttACTGTCACCCCTGTTAGATGTCTGGTCCCTGAGAGAGCCGTGCTTACCTGCAGATTGTACTACACCCATGAGAAAAACttataaatattcaaaataaatctCTCTTCACATGAAACTAGGAggaaaaactgcacactgtaaTGAATCACTGAAAGAGAGCAAAGACTTTGGTTGCTGTCATCACCTGGAGCTGCCTTTTAGAGCTGAattgtctgttgttgtttttttgtcagatcCACAATGAACGTTTGAGTTTTTTGAGTGATAAAGTGGAGGTTTGCTTTCTTTTAAACAGATGTTCAGTGTCATGAAAGAGTATGATGAGCTGGCAGTGCTGGAGGAAATCCAACAAGAGCTCATGTCTCAAGGTAATACACGTCTTAAATGCTTTTCTACCTAATTTGCTGACAGTAGATactaaaataaatgtcagttgaAATAAATAGAATCCACATATGACATACAGTGGTAATTTCAgaaagacaatagcaagatatTTCTGCagatgcagtggaaacaagcATGTAGACACATGTTGATATGAGCAGCTACTAAgtcatgtatgttttttttttctttctgcttcaGAAATGTCTATTATTGAAGAATACGAGAAAAACCTGCTGTTTGAGCAGCAGTACATATCGTCTGTTGTGGAAGGGATGGAAGAGATGCATATTATTTGCCCCATATGTCACATGTGAGTCAAGAAATGACTGCTAGAACATATGACATCGACATTGTTTCCCATATTTATGTCCATTTATTGGTACCAATTTTCAAAATCGGTTGCAACATATGAAATTCTTCTTGTGTCTCGCAGGAACAACTTGAATGTCAACAGCTATTTCATCTCCTGCCCCTGCGGACTGTACATCAACACTAAGGTTTGTTTGTTAAACTCCAGCCTTTATAAAAATGAGGGTTTTTATTACAGTatccttcatttttatttaaaaatcataGTTATGGCATCATATTACCTCAGCCAAAGTTGTGagaatgttgtgttttcatcttttttttttttaaagtgcctgAGTCATAACTCAACTCACTCAAATCTGGACACATatacaagacacacacatatctgaTTCAGCATGACTTACACTTTTTGGGATATCTTTTCTGTTATGTCCATAAATCCTCTTagaaatcatataaaaaaacaaactctttatgccagaacttgcctgagaatcatcacattttttagttttcttgAGTATgaaagtaatccagtgatagttgtctgaaCATGATATGGGTACAATGCAAACAGGAACTGATAGTAGCCAAACTGTGAACAaacatcagcaaaaaaaaaaaaaacagggctCAAGGAGCAGCTCAAAGACTCACATGGCAGTATTCTACTTCCACTTTTCATCTGTTGTTCCAAAACTTGGAGCATGATTATCACCTAAACAGAAATGATTTCTATATTTCTGGAACAGTAACACATTcagtcaataaaaatgttttcatggaAACTGTCTGGGAACATGTATTGGAAGTTCTGAGCAGTTCAGCTTAttctaaaaataacaatatgtgACATGCTTGGCTAAGACATGTGATGATTCTGCcaaaagcctgtaaataaagGAAGAGAAACTCAAACATGAAAGCCGAGGGTTCAACTGGGCGAAGGCTTTGGCAGAAACGATGTAACGTTAAATTCTCTGTCTTTAGAAACAGAACATCACCCCCGACGTCCTGCGGCATCTTCTGGAGTCCAGGGTGTCGGAGCACATGGAGGACTGTCTCCACAACCCCGTCTTCTCTGTAGCTCCCAACACAGACGGCTCTCCCAACCTGATGATAAGCTGCAAGGTACAGCACCGTCACTGTcaagtaatttatttaaaaaggaaaaaatctgttgctgctgctggaaatttGAAATGCATAACTCCCTGTCACAGAGGATTTATTTACAtaagagaatgaatgaatgaatctgcACAGTAATAatagcatcagttgctgtttgtgtgttatttgtcTTGGCACATCTCTCCTTCTTTGCCATCAcaggtttgttgttgtttactctTTTCAGGTTTGTGACTACCTGTCCATCGTCCTGTGAGTGACGTGACTCGAGGGATTggattttgagttttttttcgTGTTCTCTGTATGTTCTGTGAATAAagctatattttatatttaatatgtagatgttgtgtttttcttgtacTGTTTGTCGCCCCGCTCCATAAGTACcatcatacagacacacacgttGAAGCTCATCATTGTACTTTGACAAAGGATATTCACTGGAATTATAGAAAATTCAAGTTGCTTAAATGAACCCTGATGGTTCTGCTTCCATGAAtcaacagaaaacagtgaagaCTTCCCAGACATGTCAGTGAAAATACtcagaaaaaaggagaggagctgtgaaatgcaaaaaatgagAGGATTAAATATCCGCAATAAGTGCATAAATACAGGTGCTAAATGCCATGTAGTGCACATAGTGAGTTAAATTCTCACTGTTTTGCATTTCACAGCTCCACTTCCATAACAGAAAAAGCTGAAACTGAACTTTATTTGGAACTTGTGAATCTATGGTTTAGGGGTAATGTTCATGGACCTGAAGCTGCAGATTGGAGTTTCACACAGTTGTCGCTCTGTGCACCTTTTCCATTGTGTCTCCTAGTCATAGTAATCACCTTGATGTGAACTATAATTCAATCAATTTGGCTTGACATGAATGAATTTCACACATGTAACATGCACCTTAGCTGAAATAAAGGATGCATTTCTCTGCAGCTAAATAAAACCACAccacacagtttgtgtgtgggaTAAAATGTGTCACCAGCACatatttattgctttatttGATATTCGTGCCATAAATTTCTTGGCATGTAAAAACCTAAATATAAAGCACAGAATAATAGTATGAAGAAACACAAtgctgaaaaacacattgataAGAAAGAGCTTGCTTAAAGAAATACTGCCTTGCTATTTGACTAATCATATCAATGAAACATTACTTCTAGCTTCTAACAGAAAATTGATCACTTAGCGATCACAAGCAGATCATGTAACATGATTATTGAAGTCCTTGTAAACAGTAagtttaaaagataaaaatgcagTTTCAGAGGTTCGTGCGCTTACAGGCAGGCAGGACTCGACACCGCCTGTTGGGGGCAGCAGAGTCCCGACGCTGTGAACGACCTGACCGGAAAACAAGCAGGCGGAGCCGGCGGAGCGGAGTGGAGCGAGGCAGGCAGAGGAAAGATGGCAGCCGCGGCAGTGGCTGAGTTTCAGAGAGCACAGTCTCTTCTTGGAACAGACCGGAATGCCTCTATCGATATCTTACATTCAATAGGTAAGTAGAGTCGACATTGCATGACACTAGAAGGACATTAATGTTGCGCTCAAACACTGCGGCTCTCAGTCAAACGTGGAGCGGTTGAGTTAGCCAGTTAGCagctaagctaagttagctaACCCAGCACTGGCCGTGTCTTTTTTCTCCGTGCTTGCACAGTGAGTCAGCAGCACTAGGCTAGCCGGGCTAGCAACGCACCGGCTCGCTTATCAGAGAAGCTAACGTTAGGCTACCCCGGCTCATTCATTTTGACAGGAACTTGGGTGACAGACGGCAAGTTAACGTTAGCAAGCAGTGAGCGTTGTTAGCAGCTATTCCTCGTCTTGTCAGTTGATGTCAGGCCGACAGTGACATTAATGTGGAACTGAGTTGGCTCACTTAACACCACACACTTTGTCACAGCGTCTTGCTAATGCTCATGTGCCGTGTGATGCTTTATGGCGACTATTAAAGCTTAGTTATGTAGCTGTCATCACCTTTTATTGTACAATTTGACAGCTCCAATATGTCACAGCTTCGCTAGCCACTTGGCTGCTTGCCATAATATCAGCTTGTTCGTGATATACCTTGACTTACGGCTAGTCTCTCGAGACAAAAGGAGAGTGTAACATCAGCATTTTCACTTTTGTATATCGCAGTGATTCATGTCAATACGGGTCATATTACATCAtcattatgtgtatgtgtgtgttttgtagtgAAGCGGGACATCCAAGAGAGTGATGAGGAGGCGGTGCGTGTTAAAGAGCAGAGCATCCTGGAGCTGGGTGGGCTGCTGGCCAAGACAGGACAAGCTGCAGGTAACACAACATGCTGCTCATGTCTCAAAACACTTTTTGATTTGCGTTCACACAAAAGATTTAATGATTCAACCAATTCAACCACAAGTTTCTGTCAAGTCACATGGGTAAGACGTCTGAGGTTCTtgactgaaagaggttttggcACATTGATTTTATTGGAGGACTGTTCTTCTACTTACACATCTAGGAATGTAGTTGGGTTTTGCGGGTAAGACTTTGTTTATGAAATCGATCTTTAGTGGAGTACCTCTTTCATTTTTGAGGAATTCTGGTTTCTGTCTCTTGCCACTTGATCCAGGCCAGTGTTTAATTGTGAATACTCAGCAACTTTGATGCATCTGTCAATGTCTGACAAATCTAAATGTTAATTGTTCAACTCAGCTGCCCTCCTTGCTGAAAAAGCTCTTACTGCTGCAGCTTGCATGCAACAGATTTCCATAAAGTTCAATGTGTCAGTGAAACGAGTGGAAAAATCCTTCCCTGCTATACCTCATTAGAAGGGCGTTTTATAAGACTTGGTTACAAGATGGATTTCATGTCTTTTATGCAGACAGACTGCAATACCCTGAATATTATCTGACAACTTCATAAGTGTTCACCTTAGACATGCTGTTGTTTTGACACATGCACATGAGAACAGAAGTAGTAAAGCATGCTGTAAAACCATAGTTTAATCAAAGTGCCTTACTGAAACCATCAAGTTAATACTGGAATATTTCTATGTGTGTAAAAGTCATTTCCTGCAAGGAGTTTTTCACATCGACTGACAACACAATCCCTCCAACTGCTTTGTTTCAGCTGCAGGTGGTTTTACCATCAATCTATATGGATAGAATTATAGAGGAAATGTTTGTAAAAGAGAGCATATCAAAGTTTGTTAGGAGACATCTGTTTgcctgtatataaaatatagcAAATGATAATGCTAGGAAAGTATGAGCTGCTGAATGTTTGGACATCCTGTGGGAAACCTGAGTTGCCTTTGGATGAGAAGTTTGTTCCTGCTTCACTCTGGATCAGTGGAAATGCTGTAATTTTTGAAACAGAGGAACAAGAAGGAGGAATGatctgtgtgaaaatgaactGCAGTGATACAGTGTCTGAAAATCAATCCCTATTTGCTATGTAGTGCACTATATTAACTTGAGTGTCCATTGCATGtacactactttctgctaacaatcccacaatgcaatgtgttgtattttatatatgCAGATATTACAGGTGTCAGTGACGAGGCTAAATGATTCATTAGTGtccaaaatctcaatttactgctcactgtACAGTGAACTAGTGAGTTTCTATTTCATAGATAATAGTGAATTTGTGAATGAGGTAATGATTCTGACACAGCCCTGGTCTTTCAGCTGCCTGCTGGGCTGCAGACTCCACTCAACATTCAAGTTGCTGATCACACCTTCCAACCTTCCACTGAATCACCAGACAGCTGCCTCTAATGTTCCAtactgaaatatgagagtgacaAATTGATTGAAACTTCAGACTTGTCAGTgtgttcttttaaatgtttccaatttgagttttttgtgtctttgtttaataaaaagatgccatttttttcattcaccagCCGTTGTGACAGATTGACCATGAACTTCTTTTTCTAAGCTGCCCCCCAAAACCCAGCTGCTTTCCATCTATACTTCTAATCTGCTCTGTTCTTTTTCCCTCCCACTCTCAGAGCTCGGGGGTCTGCTAAAATATGTGCGCCCCTTCCTCAATTCCATCTCCAAGGCTAAGGCAGCCCGGCTGGTCCGTTCCCTGCTGGACCTGTTCCTGGACATGGAGGCCGCCACGGGTCAGGAGGTAGAGCTCTGCCTGGAGTGCATAGAGTGGGCCAAGGCTGAGAAGAGGACATTCCTCAGACAGGCACTAGAGGTGAGACTTCTATGTGAACATACAAGTGTCGCCTCCGCTCATCCACTTCCACTGCTTACCAGCTCAGAATAAATATTGACACTGTTGTTCATCCATCAAGCTGAGGACCACACAGACGCATAGAGCAGTCAACAAATCACATTCTTGgagaatgtggaaaaaaaatagaaacgTCTGCACACTTACTCCAAGCCCCAAAATTAAATCAGAGAGGGCAATGTTTCGATCCTACTTGGATCTGCTGTAtgtcaggtcaaaatgtttattgatgtgCGTATAATTACTCTCCctcaacatttcttttaaaaaaaaaagctttttctttaGTAAGATAGTCACCTGTGTtaaggaggaagagggaaaaTCACAAAATCTGATGTGTAGCATTAGCCTAAGGTGCATTACAAACTCCTGAAAAAGTTTGTGTATGAATATGATGATGCTCATTCATCATGAGATTCAAATTGTCATGCAAGTGAAGGTCATCTAACCTGCAGCTACTACAGTGAAATCACTCATCAGTGAACAGAACAAGAGTCAATATGCAGAGTAGCTCCCAGTTTTCGACTGAGCCCAGTTGTGTTTAAATGAGCATGGTGTTGTTAAAGAAGCAGATATATGTTCAGTGTGTCTTTCCCATGTAAACAATGGTTTATGCATATTTTTATGTCATACATTTGTTGTTTATGGGCAGACTCCTAAACAAGTTGTGGACTCTGACCCTGACAtggttgtttttctcctctctcctcaggCTCGTCTTATCTCACTGTATTTCGACACAAAGTGCTACCAGGAGGCACTACAACTTGGTGAGTGTTCAGTCTCCAGGAGTTGGTCTTTTTGAGTTGCTTTAACAATTGACCGTTTGCAAAGCCCCGCTCCCCTTAGTTAGTTTTGCTACACCCGTCAAACTTTCCATTCTAGCACAGCACATatgaaatttataatgataaCGAAGATGAAATTCAAacttgtcagttttttttattttatacagaaAGAAGCCAAAGCAGGGTAAGTAAAACTCTGAGAATTGTTTAAAAATAGGGATGTCAGTTACGGGTAATTTTGCTTTCGATAGACTGACACCCGTTAACTGGTAACTAACtgtttaatttttaagaaaagttgtgatgtagctttcaTTTGTGAGAGCCGTCCAGCAGTCAGTGTTCAGAGCTAGCTCGTCAGCCCtggttagcttgacttttagctcatccttcttctcctcaaagtgttttcagtgcctttagtcacagtagctctcgatCGCATGACGTACTTCAGCTTGAGGTGCTGAACTAGCTCTTTCAATCCCTCGCCTTCTACCACATTGATTGGCAGCATATCAGTCTCAATAATTTAGCACACCAACTGGGTGATGGCCGTGGACCGGCACACATCAcactttctccccctctcttctgCCAGCCAGCCTCGGACATGGCAGCTGGGTGCTTGTTCTTAATGTGGTACAGCATAGTGCTAGTACCGTACTGGGCCGAATATAAGGCAACCCTGGTAATAAGACGACCCTACACTCCatttccaacagctgttttaggGAAAATATGGTATAACATTACTTTTGaaatataacttacatcatagtatagttacatactcacacatgCTCCTCTTGGAAGCagtcaaaaatgattttctctggcagttagCATTCATAcaactgcctgtttgtctttttgagctccttatcatctgtcacagtgttatttggcagcttgacatattccgtTTCTGCAGCAGAGATGTTGGAAGACGTTTTGGACTTGTTTTCACTCGCCATGAATTATTTCctccgtggcagaaaaacacgttacacaaggcttcagaaactcctgcaagttaaactggactaatgaaacacttttagggctgactgactctaacacactcactataaacagactttaagatactcactagcctagcaacattagtgctacaaacaacccataattcAACACTCTGAGTAGGAGTCAGTTTTTCACCGGTACTTTATCCactcaaaaagaatatctgatgttgcaaTGTGAATATGTAACTGTTTAGCCATCAGTGGaatgtgtatgcaaattaacctatagacTGACATGTgtaattggtcaaaaatatttctGGCAGTTAACCGATTAAAAGACCGTTGACATCCCTAGTTGAAAACTGCATTTCCAGCTGACTAAAGTTACATATTTCAGCACCCTCACCAGCTGATGATATATGTAGAGAATAATAGAAATAAAGGAACAGCTTTGTGTATTGCAGGGTAGAGCAAATTAGTTCTAGTATTATGAATAATGTTATTTGTTCTAACATAAGCCCTGGATGGTTTGGATGCTTACTATAGAAAATATACttggacaaacacacagtgattAGATTTATGCTGTAATGTTTGTATTTACTTTTACAAAGTTACTGTTGGACAAAGCTGCTAATGTAACTCTAAACTCTGATGTAGCATCTTTGCTCCCACACAGTGGATGCACAAGACTTTAAGAGATATTTCTCTAATGTAACCTGTAACCCCACATAATAATGTGGTTAGCCAAATAATATTCCCTTTACCTTCAGAATATGCCTTACTCTAAATAGTAGCCAGACATGCTAACGTTTGCAGCTTACTtcagagcagaaaaacacagtgtaaTCCATTCATTACACTTTTGCACCCTCTAATTATTGAGACTATTGAGATACCGAGTATTTCTCTTATTCAGCCCCATGCACACTGCTCCAACATGCAGGGCAGTCCAAAGCTTGACAGGTCTGCCATGCTTAGTTACTGtagctaagctatgattggaccaTTTCTGTTCCGGGGCAGGGTTTAGTTAATGGTCAATTAAAGAATGTAATGTACCATCC contains:
- the rpain gene encoding RPA-interacting protein — encoded protein: MDALHRHRSLYKGTTPPWKETYRKRCVDRLKNSRSRLLDRYRQMGESPQRCGSGASIIVQEVMEEEWTALQSENRTLPSLWGPEGMAEMFSVMKEYDELAVLEEIQQELMSQEMSIIEEYEKNLLFEQQYISSVVEGMEEMHIICPICHMNNLNVNSYFISCPCGLYINTKKQNITPDVLRHLLESRVSEHMEDCLHNPVFSVAPNTDGSPNLMISCKVCDYLSIVL